Below is a genomic region from Aquila chrysaetos chrysaetos chromosome 13, bAquChr1.4, whole genome shotgun sequence.
GAGTTGTGCGCAGGTTGCTGTCTGACTCCATCACTGGGATATCTTGGCATCGGAGTGGAAAGATCTCTGTTAAACTAACATTTTGCATCAGATGTTGAcctttgtgtgggtttttttccctcctccccgctaTAAGTAAAGCCTGCACTGGGGGGCCATGGGCAGCCCGATAAGTGGGTCGGTCTGACGGGGGCTCACTGGGTTTATTCTGTAAATATGAGGCCGTAGATTCATGCCGCCTGTTCGGGATGTGGCTGTGCTCCCCTTTGATCCTCCCCGGCATCCAGCTCTCCTGCATTTCATAAACAGACATAGAGAGATGTATATAGAAATATACATACAGTCCTTTGATCCAGCAAGGCACTTGATGCCGAAGGATCCTGATCTGGGCATCCTGCACCTCTTGGCTCAGCACCGGTGACGTTGGTGTAATTCAGACGACACCAACCCACCGTGAGATGCTGTGAGCTGCCCCACCATGTACCTGCAAACCCATTTTACCAGTAAGGGAATAGCAACAGAGAGCTGAAAACACTTGCCAAGAGTTAGGGAGGGCAAGCTTGGACTACAAGGTAATTAATTTTCTGGGTTAATTACTAGTATTAAGATTGATTTgggtcttttttcctttggatcAGATTTTGATGCTCAAATGCAAGTTGTGGATAGGAAAAGTCAAAACATTAAGTGAAGAATGGCTAGAGAGTGAAACAACACAATTTCAccagtttggtttttatttgcaaataataataaagacagaaatgaacACCTGTGCTGGGAGATATTAAGAAATATATATCAGAAATGTATCTCAAAAGATTAGAGGAACTCAAAGCATTAAATATGCTTCATAAAAAAGTGAATGCACAGTGGTGTGCACAGaccctgttttccagctgtCCTTAGGAAGAAAACCAGTGTTCGTACCTTCTTGACGGCTGTGCACTGGCATCCCGGAGGAGCAAATCCTCTGCAGGAGCGGGAAAGGCCAGACTCCGAAacatttgtgtttaaataaataaatgcccTCAGTCATCGGGTCCCCAAAGTCGCAATGCTGGAGCGGCACGAGCTACCTGGAGGGGACGGATGCTCCGGAGACGTCCCACTGTCCGGGGTGGCAGAAACCCTCCGGATTTGTCTCCAGTCCCGACAAAAGCTGGAGTCTGGAGCGGAGGGGGGCTTTCCTCGGCAACTTCTCCGGCGGTCCTGTCCCCCGTGGCCATCTACCAAGCCCTGATCCCTGCTTGCATGGCGGCTTGCAAGCACGCGGGCTGGTGCTGAGCGCCGCTGGCCATACCCAAGCTCACGTTCCcggcggggctgcccggggtggcactgggggTCACCCCGGCGTAGCCCCCCCCGTAGCTGGCACCGAAGGGGCCGCCGCTATAGGCACTGTAGTAGGAGCTATAGGAGTAAGGGCTGGCGGTGAGGCTGTACGGGGCTGGGTAAGGCTGGGACCCCCCGAGACAGGGTTTGCCGTCCCTGACGAGCACGGGCACCGCCACCCTCCGCGGGGGCAGCGGGTGGGCAGCCAGCTCCAGGGATTTatcctgcctctgcctcttGCACTTGTACCTTCGGTTTTGGAACCAGATTTTCACCTGCGTGGAGGTAAGCTTGAGCACGCTGGCGAGGTGCTCCCTTTCCGGAGCGGAGAGGTATTTCTGTTGCTTAAATCGCCGCTCCAGTTCAAACACCTGAGTTTGGGAGAACAAAACTCGGGGTTTTCTCCGCTGTCGCTGCTTGGGATGGTGGCAGGCGTCGGCTTTCTTCTCGTCTGCCTCGAAAGGGTGGGCAAGCAAACATTTTCCTGCAGCAAGAAATATCCAAAGCAAAGTGAGACCCAGGTCCGGTTCTGTTCCCAGTGAGAGTGTGTTTCCGAAGGAGGGATCGAATTGGGAGTGGAGACCCTCGGAAATAAGAGGAAGTAGGGTCGATAGTTGCTAAATTTAATATGAACTATTCTGTGATGTTTAATGGGAATTCAAGaaaattcccccttttttggaTGGAATTAGAAGCCTGACTGTTACGTGAATTTTGGACAATGCCTCCTTTCGGTCCCTCCTAACGATGCCTGTGCCACCgtggcagccccagcccggAGAGGCACGGGGGGGAAGCAGGGTATGGTGCAGATTTGAATATCCCAAAACACAAATCCCCTTCCCCACCGTCCTGCTCCGGAGGGATGGAAGCGATGGCAGTCAGACCTCTGGCAGGATTTACCTCCAGCGGCTGAGGAACAGGGAATCCTGCAGCTCTCTGAATTGAAGCAAAGCCAGAAAATTGAAGGGACTGGGATCGGAGGAGGAAAAATTGTTAGATCTGTGAGAAGATGGAaagcagtttggttttttatcATCCGCTGGGTTTTTGTGTTGCAGGCGAGCTAGCCGGGGGTCTTGCACGGTGGCTGCTCCCCGGCTGGTGGGATGCGCT
It encodes:
- the NKX2-6 gene encoding homeobox protein Nkx-2.6, with the translated sequence MGLRELTWSVGTTAKGCRERTAAAEAGTGRRLQPKEPGLGLHSQFDPSFGNTLSLGTEPDLGLTLLWIFLAAGKCLLAHPFEADEKKADACHHPKQRQRRKPRVLFSQTQVFELERRFKQQKYLSAPEREHLASVLKLTSTQVKIWFQNRRYKCKRQRQDKSLELAAHPLPPRRVAVPVLVRDGKPCLGGSQPYPAPYSLTASPYSYSSYYSAYSGGPFGASYGGGYAGVTPSATPGSPAGNVSLGMASGAQHQPACLQAAMQAGIRAW